GCTACAGGCCTCATCATTAAAGCGCAGGATTTTTCGCGCATAGCCCAGCAGCTGTATACCGTGTTCAGTTAAGAGCTTATTACGACCGTGGCGAACAAACAGCTCTTTACCTACCAGCTGCTCCAGGCGCTGCATCTGCTGGCTTACCGCAGATTGCGTACGGCATACCGCAACAGCGGCAGCCGCAAAGGTGTTGAGATCGGCGACGGCAACAAACGTTCTCAGTAGATCGAGATCGAGATTGAGTATCGGACGATTTGCATTAATCATATGTTTTCACTTACAGGGCACTCCTGACGAGCGCTCCGGCTTTTGCTGTGTTCAAAGATTTAAGCAATCCTCATTGAGAAGGGATCTGCGTGGCAGAGACCAAACCGATCGTAGTTAATAATTCGCGTACGCTTGCGATCCGCTATATATAATTACAGTGTATAACTGTAAATTATTTTACCAGGCCACATGCTATTACTGCATCTCTCAATGCAATCGCAAATCATTTACCAATCCACCTCAGAAAGATTGACGGAAAAAAATTTTTAATATCAATTAATTGTATATTCAACCAGAGAATTATGCGGACGCGATTATCGCTTTTAGCCGCAGTCTCTGCCGATCATCTTACCTCATACCCGCATCGGTTATAAGACCCTTTACGAATGACCTTAAGCCTTCTGATGTTATACAGGAGAGGCGAGTGCTATTAATATTAACAATTGTCGGTAATCGCAAGCTATCGTATTAAATAATTATCTATTGATAATAGAAACGCGTCTTAATAGTCCTTAACATTAGCTTTACACCCTCCCTGCTTTGTCTGATCTTCGGCCCTATCTTCTCTCCCCCCACTCCCTATATTAGCTAAAAAACGCCCTACCTTCGTCCTACAATACAGTGTTAACAACGGTGATTTTGCGATCTACCCACACATTAATCCAAAATTAATATTTTTGTCGAAATTATTATCAGATCCACGGTTGTAACTCCAGCGTAAAAAACCGGTATCTCTATACCGTCAAAGGCAAAATCTTCTTCTGTGCACCCTTCTAAACTGCCATTCGGGGGAGTACATTGTTCCGTGCTGACTTCCACGGCAGGAAGTCGCACCAACAGCTAAAAGGTCAACGATTCATGTCCCCCATCGAAAAATCCAGCAAATTAGACAATGTCTGTTATGACATCCGTGGCCCGGTTCTGAAAGAGGCGAAACGCCTTGAAGAAGAAGGTAACAAAGTACTGAAGCTTAATATCGGTAACCCGGCCCCCTTTGGCTTCGATGCCCCCGATGAGATCCTGGTAGACGTTATCCGTCATCTGCCTACGGCGCAGGGCTATTGCGACTCCAAAGGGCTCTACAGCGCCCGCAAAGCGATCATGCAGCACTATCAGGCGCGCGGTATGCGCGACGTGACCGTAGAAGATATCTACATTGGTAACGGCGTCTCTGAGCTGATCGTACAGTCGATGCAGGCGCTGCTGAACAGCGGCGATGAGATGCTGGTTCCGGCTCCGGACTACCCGCTATGGACGGCGGCCGTGTCGCTCTCCGGGGGTAAAGCGGTACACTATCTTTGCGATGAGTCGTCTGACTGGTTCCCGGATCTTGATGATATCCGTGCGAAAATTACCCCGCGCACCCGGGGGATCGTCATTATTAACCCGAACAACCCCACCGGCGCAGTCTACTCGAAATCCCTGCTGCTGGAGATCGTGGAAATTGCCCGCCAGCATAACCTGATTATCTTCGCCGATGAGATCTACGATAAGATCCTCTACGACGAGGCGGAGCACCACTCCATCGCCGCGCTGGCCCCAGACCTGCTGACAATTACCTTTAACGGCCTCTCTAAAACCTATCGCGTGGCGGGTTTCCGTCAGGGATGGATGGTGCTTAACGGGCCCAAAAAGCATGCCAAAGGCTATATCGAAGGCCTGGAGATGCTGGCGTCGATGCGTCTTTGCGCCAACGTTCCGGCCCAGCATGCTATCCAGACCGCGCTTGGCGGCTATCAGAGCATCAGCGAATTTATCGTGCCCGGTGGACGCCTCTACGAGCAGCGTAACCGCGCCTGGGAGCTGATCAATGAGATCCCCGGCGTGACCTGTACCAAGCCGAAAGGCGCGCTCTATATGTTCCCGAAAATCGACATCAAGCGTTTTAACATTCATGACGACCAGAAGATGGTGCTGGATTTCCTGCTGCAGGAGAAGGTGCTGCTGGTGCAGGGAACGGCCTTTAACTGGCCGTGGCCGGATCACGTTCGCATTGTGACCCTGCCGCGCCTGGACGATCTGGAGATGTCTATCAACCGCTTTAGCCGCTTCCTCTCGGGCTACCATCAGTAAGCGTATCAAGGGGAAGATTTGCATCTTCCCCTGCTCTCTGCGCACAATGGATCCTTAGCGCCGTTACTGACAGGGTCCATCATGAGTACGAGTCAAAGCCACTTTTTCGCCCATCTCTCCCGCCTGAAACTGATTAACCGCTGGCCGCTGATGCGCAACGTGCGTACCGAAAACGTCTCCGAGCATAGCCTGCAGGTGGCCATGGTTGCCCACGCCCTGGCGGCGATCAAAAACCGCAAGTTTGGCGGCCAGGCTAACCCGGAACGCATCGCCCTGCTGGCGATGTATCACGACGCCTCGGAAGTGCTGACCGGCGATCTACCGACCCCGGTAAAGTACTTCAACTCGCAGATTGCCCAGGAGTATAAGGCTATCGAGAAGATCGCTCAGCAGAAGCTGGTGGATATGGTGCCGGAAGAGCTGCGGGATATTTTTGCCGGGCTGATTGACGAGCATCGCTACAGCGAGGAGGAGACATCGCTGGTGAAGCAGGCCGACGCTCTCTGCGCCTACCTGAAGTGCCTGGAGGAGCTATCCGCCGGTAACAACGAGTTTTCGCTGGCTAAGTCACGCCTTGAGAAGACCCTTGCCGCCCGCCGTAGCCCAGAGATGGACTATTTTATGGCCGTGTTTGTGCCCAGTTTTCATCTCTCATTAGATGAGATAAGCCAGGATTCGCCGTTGTAGTGTTTCTGTAGCCCCGGTAAGCGCAACGCCGCCGGGGAGAGTTAAAACGGGAACAGTATCGGGATCAGCACCACGCACACCACCATCACAATCAGCGTGAACGGCACACCAATCTTGACGAAATCGCTGAAGGTATAGTTTCCGGGTCCCAGCACAAGGGTGTTAACCGGAGAAGAGACCGGGGTCATAAAGGCGGCCGAGGCGGCCATGGCCACCATCATGGCAAAAGGATACGGCGAGACGCCCATCGACTTGGCCGTTGCTAATGCAATAGGTGCCATCAGTACCGCCGTGGCGGTGTTAGAGATAAACAGCCCAATGGTGGCGCACATGATAAACAGGCAGATCAGCATCATGTACGGCCCATAGCCGCCGCCAAACTGCATTAGCCCCCGCACTACCAGGTCAACGCCGCCGGTTTTTTGCAGCGCCAGAGCAAACGGCATCATGCCGACAATAAGAATAATGCTCGGCCAGTGGATCGCTTTATAGGCGCTGGCGGCATCAATGCAGCGAAACTTACCCATCAGCAGGCAGGCGATAATCGCCGCAACTGGATTAGGGATCTCATCGGTCAGCATCAGGGCAACCATTAGCAGCAGGCAGAAGATGGCGTGAGGCGCCTGGCTGTGGGCGGGCGAGGCGTCCCCGGCCTCGATGGGCATATTCAGCACCACAAAGTCGCGCCCCTTCTGCGCCATCTGGCCGATCAGCTTCCAGTTGCCGACCACCAGAAAAATGTCGCCCAGCTGCAAGGGCTCGTCCACCACCGGCCCGCTAATCGCGCTCCCGTCACGCTTAATGCCGACCATGTTCAGACCGTAGCGGGTGCGAAAACCTATTTCGCGTACGGTTTTGCCAACCAGCTCTGAGTCAGGGATCAGCGACACCTCCGCCATGCCGACGTCCAGCGCCTGATCGGAGAAGTATTCGCCGCGCAGGATCATTGGCTCCAGCAGCTGTTCGCTGCAAAAATCGCGCAGATCGATGTCGGCGGCGGACATATCAATCAGCAATACGTCTCCGGCGCGAAACTCCGACACGCCGTTGACGTTAACGATCACCCGACGAAAACGCCGCCAGCGCTCCACGCCAATCACATTTGCCCCGTAGCGCTCGCGCAGCTTAAGATCGTCGAGGCGTTGACCGACCATCGGGGAGCCGGGACGGA
Above is a genomic segment from Enterobacter sp. C2 containing:
- the alaA gene encoding alanine transaminase AlaA, translated to MSPIEKSSKLDNVCYDIRGPVLKEAKRLEEEGNKVLKLNIGNPAPFGFDAPDEILVDVIRHLPTAQGYCDSKGLYSARKAIMQHYQARGMRDVTVEDIYIGNGVSELIVQSMQALLNSGDEMLVPAPDYPLWTAAVSLSGGKAVHYLCDESSDWFPDLDDIRAKITPRTRGIVIINPNNPTGAVYSKSLLLEIVEIARQHNLIIFADEIYDKILYDEAEHHSIAALAPDLLTITFNGLSKTYRVAGFRQGWMVLNGPKKHAKGYIEGLEMLASMRLCANVPAQHAIQTALGGYQSISEFIVPGGRLYEQRNRAWELINEIPGVTCTKPKGALYMFPKIDIKRFNIHDDQKMVLDFLLQEKVLLVQGTAFNWPWPDHVRIVTLPRLDDLEMSINRFSRFLSGYHQ
- the yfbR gene encoding 5'-deoxynucleotidase, with amino-acid sequence MSTSQSHFFAHLSRLKLINRWPLMRNVRTENVSEHSLQVAMVAHALAAIKNRKFGGQANPERIALLAMYHDASEVLTGDLPTPVKYFNSQIAQEYKAIEKIAQQKLVDMVPEELRDIFAGLIDEHRYSEEETSLVKQADALCAYLKCLEELSAGNNEFSLAKSRLEKTLAARRSPEMDYFMAVFVPSFHLSLDEISQDSPL
- a CDS encoding SLC13 family permease, with protein sequence MNGELIWVLCLLAIAVVLFATGKVRMDAVALLVIVAFSLSGTLTLSEAFSGFSDPNVILIAALFIIGDGLVRTGVATSMGAWLVNVAGSSEIKMLVLLMLTVAGLGAFMSSTGVVAIFIPVVLSVSMRMQIAPSRLMMPLSFAGLISGMMTLVATPPNLVVNSELLREGLPGFGFFSVTPLGIVILLLGIVYMLVMRFALKSDGQAGQHDGWKRRTFRDLIKEYRLTGRARRLAIRPGSPMVGQRLDDLKLRERYGANVIGVERWRRFRRVIVNVNGVSEFRAGDVLLIDMSAADIDLRDFCSEQLLEPMILRGEYFSDQALDVGMAEVSLIPDSELVGKTVREIGFRTRYGLNMVGIKRDGSAISGPVVDEPLQLGDIFLVVGNWKLIGQMAQKGRDFVVLNMPIEAGDASPAHSQAPHAIFCLLLMVALMLTDEIPNPVAAIIACLLMGKFRCIDAASAYKAIHWPSIILIVGMMPFALALQKTGGVDLVVRGLMQFGGGYGPYMMLICLFIMCATIGLFISNTATAVLMAPIALATAKSMGVSPYPFAMMVAMAASAAFMTPVSSPVNTLVLGPGNYTFSDFVKIGVPFTLIVMVVCVVLIPILFPF